One stretch of Chryseobacterium sp. LJ668 DNA includes these proteins:
- the egtD gene encoding L-histidine N(alpha)-methyltransferase, producing MKQQLDAELHAESATTDSFRSDVLEGLNKNPKKLLSKYFYDKTGDQLFQKIMNMPEYYLTQCELDIFKNKTKELADTILSNKEPFDLIELGAGDAKKSSFLLKYFVDKGVDFTYMPIDISGNILSVLQDKLADDLPSLDIIALEGDYFDMLNKATSISKRRKIVLFLGGNIGNMDMEESYHFCHELKRKLNQGDLLLIGFDLKKNPHTILNAYNDAEGITSAFNLNLLSRINRELDADFDVSEFQHYQTYNPISGACKSFLVSRVKQNVHIGTFEFSFEENEVIDMEISQKFSRDDIVRLAENSGFHILDEINDDRKWFVDCIWQVV from the coding sequence ATGAAACAACAACTTGATGCAGAATTACACGCGGAAAGTGCCACTACCGATAGTTTTAGATCTGATGTCTTAGAAGGATTGAATAAAAATCCGAAAAAATTATTATCAAAATACTTTTATGACAAGACCGGTGATCAGCTTTTTCAGAAGATTATGAATATGCCTGAATATTATCTGACCCAATGTGAATTGGATATATTTAAAAATAAAACTAAAGAATTAGCAGACACTATATTATCCAATAAAGAACCTTTTGATTTGATTGAATTAGGGGCGGGAGATGCAAAGAAATCATCTTTTCTTTTAAAATATTTTGTTGATAAAGGAGTTGATTTCACTTACATGCCGATTGATATTTCAGGAAATATTCTTTCTGTGCTACAGGATAAATTAGCTGATGATCTTCCTTCATTAGACATTATAGCCTTAGAAGGTGATTATTTTGATATGCTCAATAAAGCCACCAGCATTTCAAAAAGGAGAAAAATAGTTCTTTTCTTAGGGGGCAATATCGGAAATATGGATATGGAAGAATCTTATCATTTTTGCCATGAGCTCAAAAGAAAACTGAATCAGGGTGATCTTCTCCTAATTGGATTTGATTTAAAGAAAAACCCGCATACGATACTCAATGCTTACAATGATGCAGAAGGGATAACTTCCGCATTTAACCTGAATCTTCTTTCAAGGATTAATCGTGAACTCGATGCTGATTTCGACGTATCTGAATTTCAGCATTATCAGACATATAACCCGATTTCTGGAGCGTGTAAAAGTTTCCTGGTAAGTAGAGTAAAACAAAATGTACATATCGGTACTTTTGAATTCAGCTTTGAGGAAAATGAAGTTATTGACATGGAGATTTCGCAGAAATTTTCCAGAGATGATATTGTAAGGCTAGCTGAGAATTCAGGATTTCACATTCTTGATGAGATCAATGACGACAGAAAATGGTTTGTAGATTGTATTTGGCAGGTGGTTTAA
- a CDS encoding RNA polymerase sigma factor: protein MKYFEKIYLDYKHQVYFFVKKFISSTEDVEDVVQEIFVHLWKHSSALKNPQTLESVIFKTAQQEVSNFYRKNKMLFSFSDETLITDEADSEKTDHEFKEEQLLKIQTLLEKVPERSKTFFYKNKLEKISYSQIARENNISKTAVEKQVNKVIRHIKANLSMF, encoded by the coding sequence ATGAAGTATTTTGAAAAAATATATTTAGATTACAAACATCAGGTATACTTTTTTGTCAAAAAGTTTATTTCCAGTACGGAAGATGTGGAAGATGTTGTACAGGAGATTTTTGTACATCTTTGGAAACATTCTTCCGCGCTAAAAAACCCGCAGACTTTAGAATCTGTCATCTTCAAAACTGCTCAACAGGAAGTTTCTAATTTTTACAGAAAAAACAAAATGCTCTTTTCATTTTCGGATGAAACTTTGATAACAGACGAAGCCGATTCAGAAAAAACGGATCACGAATTTAAAGAAGAACAGCTATTAAAAATACAAACCCTTTTGGAAAAAGTTCCCGAAAGAAGCAAAACTTTTTTTTATAAAAACAAATTGGAAAAAATAAGTTATTCACAAATCGCAAGAGAAAATAACATCTCTAAAACAGCCGTAGAAAAGCAAGTAAATAAAGTCATCCGGCACATCAAGGCTAATCTTAGTATGTTTTAA